A genomic region of Methanobacterium sp. contains the following coding sequences:
- a CDS encoding uracil-DNA glycosylase family protein: protein MPELPEVESFRRYLEATSFNKKIEEVDVKSPELLQNIDVNILKENLEGSSFKRAQRHGKYLFVLLDNDSWIVFHFGMTGTFKYFKNSGGNPLYSRIIFNFEDESHLAFNDQRKFGKIYLTSKILDFIKGKKLGPDALTIDIKTFKNLYKKRRGASKSALMNQHIMAGVGNIYSDEILYHAHVHPKTPFHVLNDDKITEIFNIMKKVLNTSVDMQIHGQKFPDSYLIPHRIKNGKCPDSNMKLKTIKIAGRTSYFCPECQKEIISYMKLEKLCEIASTCTECPLHENRTRVVFGEGPEDAKIMLIGEAPGKNEDEKGKPFVGMAGKLLSEILQKAGIDRSEVFITSIVKCRPEANRKPRKLEYTTCIDLFLKKQIGLINPDIVGLLGNSAIYALIGEKNIKKIHGNTYKLNGRKYMALFHPAAALYSRKLLPQLKEDMMTLKKEIDL, encoded by the coding sequence ATGCCGGAATTACCTGAAGTAGAGTCCTTTAGAAGATATCTTGAAGCTACTTCTTTTAATAAAAAAATTGAAGAAGTAGATGTAAAAAGTCCGGAACTCCTGCAAAATATTGATGTTAATATTTTAAAGGAGAATTTGGAAGGCAGCAGTTTCAAGCGTGCTCAAAGGCATGGTAAATACCTGTTCGTGCTTTTAGATAATGATTCATGGATTGTTTTCCATTTTGGAATGACTGGCACTTTTAAATATTTCAAAAATAGTGGTGGAAATCCTCTATATAGCAGGATTATCTTTAATTTTGAAGATGAAAGTCACCTTGCATTCAATGATCAAAGGAAGTTTGGAAAGATTTATTTAACTTCCAAAATCTTGGATTTCATCAAAGGGAAGAAATTAGGACCGGATGCTTTGACCATTGATATAAAAACTTTCAAAAATTTGTACAAAAAACGAAGAGGCGCTTCCAAATCTGCTTTAATGAATCAGCACATAATGGCTGGTGTTGGTAATATTTACTCTGATGAAATACTTTATCATGCTCATGTTCATCCTAAAACCCCATTCCATGTTTTAAATGATGATAAAATCACAGAAATATTCAATATAATGAAGAAAGTGCTTAATACATCGGTAGATATGCAAATACATGGCCAAAAATTTCCTGATTCTTATTTAATTCCTCACCGGATAAAAAATGGTAAATGCCCTGATTCAAATATGAAGTTAAAGACCATTAAAATTGCAGGTAGAACTTCTTATTTTTGTCCTGAATGCCAAAAAGAGATAATAAGCTACATGAAACTTGAAAAGTTATGCGAAATTGCAAGTACTTGCACAGAATGTCCTCTCCACGAAAACAGGACCAGAGTGGTTTTCGGTGAAGGCCCAGAAGATGCAAAAATCATGCTTATAGGTGAAGCACCCGGAAAAAACGAGGATGAGAAGGGAAAACCTTTTGTGGGGATGGCCGGTAAATTATTAAGCGAAATACTCCAGAAAGCAGGCATTGATCGGTCTGAGGTATTTATCACATCCATAGTGAAATGCAGGCCTGAAGCTAACAGAAAGCCCCGAAAACTGGAATATACAACCTGTATTGATCTTTTTTTAAAAAAGCAGATTGGGTTAATAAATCCAGATATAGTGGGATTACTTGGAAACAGTGCTATTTATGCCCTAATTGGTGAAAAGAACATTAAAAAGATTCATGGAAATACTTATAAATTAAATGGTAGAAAATACATGGCTTTATTCCATCCTGCAGCGGCTTTATATTCACGCAAACTCCTTCCTCAATTAAAAGAGGACATGATGACTTTAAAAAAAGAAATTGACTTATAA
- a CDS encoding DUF72 domain-containing protein yields the protein MKSNYFLGCSGWYYKDWKGRFYPERLDESKWLEYYSRHFNTVEINNTFYRFPNEKIVKGWYNRTPEDFKITLKVNQLITHRKRFKDTQSAINRFYNLADILEDKLGCILFQFPPNILKNIAFLKNAIKQFDPVKNNIVEFRHPGWFDSEVYSLLSDFEIGFCSVSSPELPEDIITTSDTVYMRFHGIGSEKYRYFYSKEELKGWADKIRKLDVEDVFCYFNNDYNANAPQNCIMLKEILENL from the coding sequence TCCAATTATTTTTTAGGCTGTTCTGGCTGGTACTACAAAGACTGGAAAGGACGATTTTATCCAGAAAGATTAGATGAATCCAAATGGCTTGAGTATTATTCCAGGCATTTTAACACTGTAGAAATAAACAACACTTTTTATCGCTTTCCAAACGAAAAAATAGTTAAAGGATGGTATAACAGAACACCGGAAGATTTTAAAATTACATTAAAGGTAAATCAGCTTATAACCCATAGAAAAAGGTTTAAAGACACCCAAAGCGCAATAAACCGGTTTTATAATCTTGCAGATATTCTTGAAGATAAATTAGGGTGTATATTATTTCAATTTCCTCCAAATATACTTAAAAATATTGCTTTTTTAAAAAATGCGATCAAACAGTTTGATCCTGTTAAGAATAATATTGTAGAGTTTCGACATCCAGGCTGGTTTGACAGCGAAGTTTATAGCCTGCTAAGTGACTTTGAAATAGGATTTTGTTCAGTTTCCTCTCCTGAGCTTCCAGAAGATATTATAACAACTTCAGATACAGTCTATATGAGATTTCATGGAATAGGGTCTGAAAAGTACCGTTATTTTTATTCTAAGGAAGAATTAAAAGGGTGGGCAGATAAAATAAGAAAATTAGATGTAGAAGATGTTTTTTGCTATTTTAACAATGATTACAATGCAAATGCCCCCCAAAACTGCATAATGTTAAAAGAAATACTGGAAAATCTTTAA